A part of Ammospiza nelsoni isolate bAmmNel1 chromosome 9, bAmmNel1.pri, whole genome shotgun sequence genomic DNA contains:
- the ARHGAP29 gene encoding rho GTPase-activating protein 29 isoform X7 — translation MLRQNGGSNKRGLGLARLSTSNFFTISTAGNWAMGRSTKSSSLSSISSNSDCFDYPVVDPEYIMQVVNDVRKFADVLLYLREAFLSEENHDGLHQVVHERLGELLRVLKAVINKHQTLNSVDILSAAGTVIAKVKAVNFKEVNEENKRELFSEIFSSIDRLALNFGNVVSDFLMGDVDNGSSLGLPVSRRSRSFENLSVESGGSLHERDDIQGHLRAEEVDSMLLRNDSGIESALSYAKAWSKYTKDVIAWVEKKLSLEVECAKSLAKMAETAKAVVGHQDYMPFQSIFINAFQNDIENSQLWQQTAAALQSNKFVQPLLGRKNELDRQRKDIKDLWQREQKKMQELEAALRKAKLLYTQRQDEYEKAKSCTARAEEEQLSSSGSFVKDFSKQLEKKRRLEEEALQKAEEANEHYKASMAEVEEKRNYLESFKSDVLTQLRELIYQCDLTLKAATVNLFQLQHAQVVSLPVNCQSLCESAKLYDPGQQYSEFVKSLPKDGVPVESGCFETQNSQVDGVFNKQSTNSVHTSHGNLSQCSGDFPAQALDDMGSPIYHHSQKVREKRSSSNTDIPAVRGPPPFRSWSVGNQSGGMCSDSESAGGSSESRSMDSPSASPGDFKRRLPRTPSTGTMSSADDLDEREPPSPSDCGLNDLTSETANSPGPFRNANMSKAAQTHKLRKLRAPSKCRECDGLVVFHGAECEECSLACHKKCLETLAIQCGHKKLHGRLHLFGVEFAQAAKSFPDGIPFIIKKCTSEIESRALNVKGIYRVNGAKSRVEKLCQAFENGKDLVELSELYAHDISNVLKLYLRQLPEPLILFRLYNEFIGLAKESQNANEESDAKQASPKAKTRQSLCIELNRIIIKIKDLLKQLPVPNYNTLQYLIGHLHRVTEQCDENKMSASNLGIIFGPTLIRPRQTDATVSLSSLVDYPYQARVVELLITYYEKIFDVSLKPLLSTSHAEETAGMVRVALSADEREPQQQRKSFVAVKEGIQIVPCERASETAALFLESKNSKNTKEEADISLSGEDPCQVNLVAVKPNRQMGKVPLRAPRTKAASRPVSLPVDRILPPCVLNERNSRNAGAISSEKLGRSPTIEEVSEVKAVPAVDTCCRLPCYDSQMLRKTWDKQYKQYDITARTAMIVTNAPQEIRALESGTAGALSSSSSLGNNPAKAILPNKPYSVVGSGRTAAEENGPDVNPLAAFRPPRTLQPPPGTFYKPPSSKSKENGDGSSAKACAPTGASSVLPQDNTVKLARSSALLSGDEQNTNEQKSSSEDSHSTDLKPAYHRLRPKRIQELEHREAHFV, via the exons aaaatcatGATGGCCTGCATCAAGTAGTTCATGAACGCCTGGGGGAGTTACTACGTGTTTTAAAAGCAGTGATAAATAAACATCAGACTCTAAATTCAGTTGATATTCTTAGTGCTGCAGGAACAGTTATTGCAAAAGTAAAAG cGGTGAACTTCAAAGAagttaatgaagaaaataagagagaactcttcagtgaaatattttcttccattgACAGATTGGCACTCAATTTTGGAAACGT TGTTTCAGACTTCCTTATGGGAGATGTAGACAATGGCTCGTCATTGGGGCTTCCTGTATCTCGGAGAAGTCGG TCTTTTGAGAATCTTTCTGTGGAGTCTGGGGGTTCACTGCATGAAAGGGATGATATTCAAG GACATCTTCGAGCAGAGGAGGTTGATAGCATGCTGCTAAGAAATGACAGTGGAATTGAGTCGGCTCTGTCCTATGCTAAAGCATGGTCCAAATATACCAAGGATGTAATCGCATGGGTAGAAAAAAAGCTTAGCTTGG aagtgGAGTGTGCTAAAAGTTTAGCAAAAATGGCTGAAACTGCTAAAGCTGTTGTTGGACACCAG GATTATATGCCATTCCAGTCAATATTCATTAATGCTTTTCAAAATGATATTGAGAACAGTCAACTTTGGCAacaaacagctgctgctctccagtcTAACAAATTTGTGCAg CCTCTTCTTGGAAGGAAAAATGAGTTGGATAGACAAAGGAAAGATATCAAGGACCTTTGGCAGcgagaacagaaaaaaatg CAagagctggaagctgctctCAGAAAAGCCAAGTTGCTGTATACCCAGCGTCAGGATGAGTATGAAAAGGCAAAATCCTGCACTGCTCGTGCTGAGGAGGAACAGCTTAGCTCAAGTGGAAGCTTTGTGAAAGATTTCAGCAAGCAACTTGAGAAAAAACGAAGGCTAGAAGAGGAAGCTCTTCAAAAG GCTGAAGAAGCCAATGAGCACTATAAAGCAAGCATGGCAGAGgttgaagaaaaaagaaattatttggaaaGCTTTAAAAGTGATGTTTTAACACAGCTTCGGGAGCTTATTTACCAGTGTGATCTTACTCTTAAAGCT GCAACAGTTAAcctgttccagctgcagcatGCTCAGGTTGTATCTCTGCCAGTTAACTGCCAGTCCCTGTGTGAGAGTGCCAAACTCTATGACCCTGGTCAGCAGTATTCAGAGTTTGTGAAAAGTTTGCCAAAGGATGGTGTTCCTGTTGAATCAGGTTGTTTTGAAACCCAGAATTCCCAGGTTGATGG ggTTTTTAATAAGCAATCAACAAACAGCGTCCATACATCCCATGGTAACTTATCTCAGTGTTCAGGAGATTTTCCTGCTCAGGCATTAGATGATATGGGAAGCCCAATTTATCATCATTCGCAAAAGGTTAGAGAGAAGAGGTCTTCCAGCAACACAGATATTCCAG CAGTGCGAGGCCCACCACCATTCAGATCATGGTCAGTTGGCAACCAGAGTGGGGGAATGTGCAGTGACTCTGAAAGTGCAGGGGGGAGCAGCGAGTCCCGGTCCATGGATTCTCCATCTGCCAGCCCAG GGGATTTTAAAAGACGACTTCCCCGAACACCTTCCACTGGGACTATGTCATCTGCAGATGATCTTGATGAAAGAGAGCCACCATCTCCTTCAGACTGTG GTTTAAATGATCTCACATCTGAAACTGCAAATTCTCCAGGACCTTTTAGAAATGCTAATATGtccaaagcagcacaaacacacaaactACGGAAGCTGAGAGCTCCATCTAAATGCAGAGAATGTGACGGCCTAGTAGTATTTCATGGAGCTGAATGTGAGGAG TGTTCACTTGCATGCCATAAAAAATGTTTAGAGACTTTAGCTATTCAATGTGGGCACAAAAAACTTCATGGAAGGCTTCACTTATTTGGAGTGGAATTTGCCCAAGCTGCTAAAAGTTTTCCTGATGGCATTCCTTTCATCATCAAAAAGTGTACATCAGAAATTGAAAGCAGAGCACTGAATGTCAAG GGCATCTATCGTGTGAATGGAGCCAAGTcaagagttgaaaagctttgtcaagcttttgaaaatggaaaggaTTTGGTTGAGCTCTCAGAACTCTATGCACATGACATCAGCAATGTTCTCAAGCTGTATCTCCGCCAG CTTCCAGAGCCCTTGATTTTGTTTCGGCTTTACAATGAGTTCATTGGACTTGCTAAAGAAAGTCAGAATGCTAATGAGGAATCGGATGCTAAACAAGCTAGCCCCAAAGCAAAGACAAGACAGTCACTCTGTATTGAACTGAACAGGATCATCATTAAAATTAAAGATCTTCTGAAACAACTGCCTGTACCAAATTATAACACTCTTCAGTACCTTATTGGACACCTTCACAG AGTTACAGAACAGtgtgatgaaaataaaatgtcagcCAGCAACCTTGGCATAATATTTGGCCCAACTCTGATCAGGCCACGTCAAACCGATGCTACGGTTTCTTTGTCATCACTTGTGGACTACCCTTACCAGGCCCGGGTAGTGGAGCTGCTCATAACGTACTATGAAAAGATATTTGATGTCTCCTTGAAACCACTTCTGAGCACTTCTCATGCTGAAGAAACAGCTGGTATGGTCAGAGTTGCTTTATCAGCAGACGAGAgggagccacagcagcagaggaaatcaTTTGTTGCTGTAAAGGAA GGTATTCAAATAGTTCCATGTGAAAGAGCTTCAGAAACAGCTGCACTCTTTTTGGAATCGAAGAACAGCAAGAATACAAAAGAAGAAGCAGATATATCTCTATCTG GTGAAGACCCCTGTCAAGTGAACTTAGTTGCTGTGAAACCCAACCGTCAGATGGGCAAAGTTCCGTTGCGGGCTCCAAGGACAAAGGCAGCGTCTCGCCCTGTCAGCCTGCCTGTGGACCGAATACTGCCTCCGTGTGTTCTGAATGAAAGGAATTCACGAAATGCAGGGGCAATCAGTTCAGAGAAGCTGGGCAGAAGCCCCACTATTGAAGAAGTCTCAGAGGTGAAGGCAGTCCCTGCTGTTGATACCTGCTGCAGACTGCCTTGTTATGACAGCCAGATGCTGCGAAAAACTTGGGACAAGCAGTACAAACAGTATGATATCACAGCAAGGACAGCAATGATCGTGACTAATGCGCCCCAGGAGATCCGAGCACTCGAGAGTGGAACTGCAGGTGCTTTATCATCATCAAGCAGCCTTGGGAACAATCCAGCTAAAGCCATTCTTCCTAATAAGCCATATTCTGTTGTTGGGTCAGGAAGgacagcagcagaagagaaTGGTCCTGATGTTAATCCTCTTGCTGCCTTTAGGCCACCAAGAACATTACAACCACCCCCAGGGACATTTTATAAACCACCCTCTAGcaaatcaaaagaaaatggagatgGTTCTTCTGCTAAAGCTTGTGCACCCACCGGTGCTAGCTCTGTGCTCCCCCAGGATAATACTGTGAAACTGGCTAGGAGCTCTGCACTTCTGTCAGGTGATgaacaaaacacaaatgaaCAGAAATCTAGCTCAGAGGATAGTCACTCCACAGATCTGAAGCCTGCTTACCATAGACTGAGACCAAAAAGGATCCAAGAACTGGAACACAGGGAAGCTCATTTTGTATAG
- the ARHGAP29 gene encoding rho GTPase-activating protein 29 isoform X5 yields the protein MLRQNGGSNKRGLGLARLSTSNFFTISTAGNWAMGRSTKSSSLSSISSNSDCFDYPVVDPEYIMQVVNDVRKFADVLLYLREAFLSEENHDGLHQVVHERLGELLRVLKAVINKHQTLNSVDILSAAGTVIAKVKAVNFKEVNEENKRELFSEIFSSIDRLALNFGNVVSDFLMGDVDNGSSLGLPVSRRSRSFENLSVESGGSLHERDDIQGHLRAEEVDSMLLRNDSGIESALSYAKAWSKYTKDVIAWVEKKLSLEVECAKSLAKMAETAKAVVGHQDYMPFQSIFINAFQNDIENSQLWQQTAAALQSNKFVQPLLGRKNELDRQRKDIKDLWQREQKKMQELEAALRKAKLLYTQRQDEYEKAKSCTARAEEEQLSSSGSFVKDFSKQLEKKRRLEEEALQKAEEANEHYKASMAEVEEKRNYLESFKSDVLTQLRELIYQCDLTLKAATVNLFQLQHAQVVSLPVNCQSLCESAKLYDPGQQYSEFVKSLPKDGVPVESGCFETQNSQVDGVFNKQSTNSVHTSHGNLSQCSGDFPAQALDDMGSPIYHHSQKVREKRSSSNTDIPAVRGPPPFRSWSVGNQSGGMCSDSESAGGSSESRSMDSPSASPGDFKRRLPRTPSTGTMSSADDLDEREPPSPSDCGPFRNANMSKAAQTHKLRKLRAPSKCRECDGLVVFHGAECEECSLACHKKCLETLAIQCGHKKLHGRLHLFGVEFAQAAKSFPDGIPFIIKKCTSEIESRALNVKGIYRVNGAKSRVEKLCQAFENGKDLVELSELYAHDISNVLKLYLRQLPEPLILFRLYNEFIGLAKESQNANEESDAKQASPKAKTRQSLCIELNRIIIKIKDLLKQLPVPNYNTLQYLIGHLHRVTEQCDENKMSASNLGIIFGPTLIRPRQTDATVSLSSLVDYPYQARVVELLITYYEKIFDVSLKPLLSTSHAEETAGMVRVALSADEREPQQQRKSFVAVKEQGIQIVPCERASETAALFLESKNSKNTKEEADISLSGDVASPASEKDNDPFISLGEDPCQVNLVAVKPNRQMGKVPLRAPRTKAASRPVSLPVDRILPPCVLNERNSRNAGAISSEKLGRSPTIEEVSEVKAVPAVDTCCRLPCYDSQMLRKTWDKQYKQYDITARTAMIVTNAPQEIRALESGTAGALSSSSSLGNNPAKAILPNKPYSVVGSGRTAAEENGPDVNPLAAFRPPRTLQPPPGTFYKPPSSKSKENGDGSSAKACAPTGASSVLPQDNTVKLARSSALLSGDEQNTNEQKSSSEDSHSTDLKPAYHRLRPKRIQELEHREAHFV from the exons aaaatcatGATGGCCTGCATCAAGTAGTTCATGAACGCCTGGGGGAGTTACTACGTGTTTTAAAAGCAGTGATAAATAAACATCAGACTCTAAATTCAGTTGATATTCTTAGTGCTGCAGGAACAGTTATTGCAAAAGTAAAAG cGGTGAACTTCAAAGAagttaatgaagaaaataagagagaactcttcagtgaaatattttcttccattgACAGATTGGCACTCAATTTTGGAAACGT TGTTTCAGACTTCCTTATGGGAGATGTAGACAATGGCTCGTCATTGGGGCTTCCTGTATCTCGGAGAAGTCGG TCTTTTGAGAATCTTTCTGTGGAGTCTGGGGGTTCACTGCATGAAAGGGATGATATTCAAG GACATCTTCGAGCAGAGGAGGTTGATAGCATGCTGCTAAGAAATGACAGTGGAATTGAGTCGGCTCTGTCCTATGCTAAAGCATGGTCCAAATATACCAAGGATGTAATCGCATGGGTAGAAAAAAAGCTTAGCTTGG aagtgGAGTGTGCTAAAAGTTTAGCAAAAATGGCTGAAACTGCTAAAGCTGTTGTTGGACACCAG GATTATATGCCATTCCAGTCAATATTCATTAATGCTTTTCAAAATGATATTGAGAACAGTCAACTTTGGCAacaaacagctgctgctctccagtcTAACAAATTTGTGCAg CCTCTTCTTGGAAGGAAAAATGAGTTGGATAGACAAAGGAAAGATATCAAGGACCTTTGGCAGcgagaacagaaaaaaatg CAagagctggaagctgctctCAGAAAAGCCAAGTTGCTGTATACCCAGCGTCAGGATGAGTATGAAAAGGCAAAATCCTGCACTGCTCGTGCTGAGGAGGAACAGCTTAGCTCAAGTGGAAGCTTTGTGAAAGATTTCAGCAAGCAACTTGAGAAAAAACGAAGGCTAGAAGAGGAAGCTCTTCAAAAG GCTGAAGAAGCCAATGAGCACTATAAAGCAAGCATGGCAGAGgttgaagaaaaaagaaattatttggaaaGCTTTAAAAGTGATGTTTTAACACAGCTTCGGGAGCTTATTTACCAGTGTGATCTTACTCTTAAAGCT GCAACAGTTAAcctgttccagctgcagcatGCTCAGGTTGTATCTCTGCCAGTTAACTGCCAGTCCCTGTGTGAGAGTGCCAAACTCTATGACCCTGGTCAGCAGTATTCAGAGTTTGTGAAAAGTTTGCCAAAGGATGGTGTTCCTGTTGAATCAGGTTGTTTTGAAACCCAGAATTCCCAGGTTGATGG ggTTTTTAATAAGCAATCAACAAACAGCGTCCATACATCCCATGGTAACTTATCTCAGTGTTCAGGAGATTTTCCTGCTCAGGCATTAGATGATATGGGAAGCCCAATTTATCATCATTCGCAAAAGGTTAGAGAGAAGAGGTCTTCCAGCAACACAGATATTCCAG CAGTGCGAGGCCCACCACCATTCAGATCATGGTCAGTTGGCAACCAGAGTGGGGGAATGTGCAGTGACTCTGAAAGTGCAGGGGGGAGCAGCGAGTCCCGGTCCATGGATTCTCCATCTGCCAGCCCAG GGGATTTTAAAAGACGACTTCCCCGAACACCTTCCACTGGGACTATGTCATCTGCAGATGATCTTGATGAAAGAGAGCCACCATCTCCTTCAGACTGTG GACCTTTTAGAAATGCTAATATGtccaaagcagcacaaacacacaaactACGGAAGCTGAGAGCTCCATCTAAATGCAGAGAATGTGACGGCCTAGTAGTATTTCATGGAGCTGAATGTGAGGAG TGTTCACTTGCATGCCATAAAAAATGTTTAGAGACTTTAGCTATTCAATGTGGGCACAAAAAACTTCATGGAAGGCTTCACTTATTTGGAGTGGAATTTGCCCAAGCTGCTAAAAGTTTTCCTGATGGCATTCCTTTCATCATCAAAAAGTGTACATCAGAAATTGAAAGCAGAGCACTGAATGTCAAG GGCATCTATCGTGTGAATGGAGCCAAGTcaagagttgaaaagctttgtcaagcttttgaaaatggaaaggaTTTGGTTGAGCTCTCAGAACTCTATGCACATGACATCAGCAATGTTCTCAAGCTGTATCTCCGCCAG CTTCCAGAGCCCTTGATTTTGTTTCGGCTTTACAATGAGTTCATTGGACTTGCTAAAGAAAGTCAGAATGCTAATGAGGAATCGGATGCTAAACAAGCTAGCCCCAAAGCAAAGACAAGACAGTCACTCTGTATTGAACTGAACAGGATCATCATTAAAATTAAAGATCTTCTGAAACAACTGCCTGTACCAAATTATAACACTCTTCAGTACCTTATTGGACACCTTCACAG AGTTACAGAACAGtgtgatgaaaataaaatgtcagcCAGCAACCTTGGCATAATATTTGGCCCAACTCTGATCAGGCCACGTCAAACCGATGCTACGGTTTCTTTGTCATCACTTGTGGACTACCCTTACCAGGCCCGGGTAGTGGAGCTGCTCATAACGTACTATGAAAAGATATTTGATGTCTCCTTGAAACCACTTCTGAGCACTTCTCATGCTGAAGAAACAGCTGGTATGGTCAGAGTTGCTTTATCAGCAGACGAGAgggagccacagcagcagaggaaatcaTTTGTTGCTGTAAAGGAA CAGGGTATTCAAATAGTTCCATGTGAAAGAGCTTCAGAAACAGCTGCACTCTTTTTGGAATCGAAGAACAGCAAGAATACAAAAGAAGAAGCAGATATATCTCTATCTG GTGATGTTGCGAGTCCAGCTTCAGAGAAAGACAATGATCCATTCATTTCTCTAGGTGAAGACCCCTGTCAAGTGAACTTAGTTGCTGTGAAACCCAACCGTCAGATGGGCAAAGTTCCGTTGCGGGCTCCAAGGACAAAGGCAGCGTCTCGCCCTGTCAGCCTGCCTGTGGACCGAATACTGCCTCCGTGTGTTCTGAATGAAAGGAATTCACGAAATGCAGGGGCAATCAGTTCAGAGAAGCTGGGCAGAAGCCCCACTATTGAAGAAGTCTCAGAGGTGAAGGCAGTCCCTGCTGTTGATACCTGCTGCAGACTGCCTTGTTATGACAGCCAGATGCTGCGAAAAACTTGGGACAAGCAGTACAAACAGTATGATATCACAGCAAGGACAGCAATGATCGTGACTAATGCGCCCCAGGAGATCCGAGCACTCGAGAGTGGAACTGCAGGTGCTTTATCATCATCAAGCAGCCTTGGGAACAATCCAGCTAAAGCCATTCTTCCTAATAAGCCATATTCTGTTGTTGGGTCAGGAAGgacagcagcagaagagaaTGGTCCTGATGTTAATCCTCTTGCTGCCTTTAGGCCACCAAGAACATTACAACCACCCCCAGGGACATTTTATAAACCACCCTCTAGcaaatcaaaagaaaatggagatgGTTCTTCTGCTAAAGCTTGTGCACCCACCGGTGCTAGCTCTGTGCTCCCCCAGGATAATACTGTGAAACTGGCTAGGAGCTCTGCACTTCTGTCAGGTGATgaacaaaacacaaatgaaCAGAAATCTAGCTCAGAGGATAGTCACTCCACAGATCTGAAGCCTGCTTACCATAGACTGAGACCAAAAAGGATCCAAGAACTGGAACACAGGGAAGCTCATTTTGTATAG